The DNA segment GCCAGGGTCGTCGACTACCTCGCccggcatgccgccgccgccgccgccatggacgacgacggcctCGACAGGTTCGACCGCGacttcctcgccggcgtcgaccaGGACACGCTGttcgacctcctcctcgccgccaactACCTCCAGGCCGACGGCCTCCTCGACCTCGCCTGCAAGAAGGTCGCCGCCATGATGACCGGCAAGTCGCCGGAGCAGATGCGGGAGATCTTCCACATCGTCAACGATCtcacgccggaggaggagaaggagatccGGGAGGACATCGCTTGGGCGCTCAACTAGCTATGCTCATCTACAACATGTAATATActttgttttgattttcttgCGCACCTCGCACATATGGATGTATCCCTCTTTAATCTTTCTCAAACATGATTAGCAAGAAgtataacaaatataatacCAATTAAGTTTTTTAAGAGTGCGACGTGATCACTAATGTGTACACAGTATATTGCTGTATTATCATATTCTGAAAATGTTAGAGCTAGTACGTTACATCAAATATTTGTTTAATAAcaaacatacttcctccgttttatattgtaagactttctaacattgtccacattcatatatatatatattaatgaatctatatatatatgtgtgcgcCTAGATTCAttagataaatatgggcaatgctagaaagtattataacctgaaatggaggtagtatttgtttctggattttctttgctCTGAAAAACACATTTGCATGTATTAAATGAACCGAACGGATGATGCTATGTATGGGAAAAATATAAGGAAAAATCTCTACACATGCATGATGAATCTTCCCTATAGTTGAACATAGTTTCACTCATCACTCATTGTTTCATTCATTGTTTCATTCCTCATGGAATGATCCAGATCATCTCGCTCACATCCAATGCACCTCCCTCCTTGCAAACGAGCGCCTCCCCTGGCCCTAgtccctcttctccctctctcacaTGCTGTCGATCTCCATCCTCACACCATCCATCTCCACcctcacgccgccgtcgcccgccatCATGGCCATCCATCTCCGTCCTTTGAATACCGTCACCCGGTCCCTTCTCCCCTTCAGCCATCACCGTCGATCTACTGCCTCAGTTGTCGTTATCGCGATTGCCAGCGATCCCTCACCGCTAGTTCGTCGTCGCGGTGACAAAGCCATCGCTCCACCATCGCGCCGACGTCCATCTCTACcctcgtgccgccgtcgccccacCATCGTGCGGCCATCCATCTCCAACCTTAGAAAGCCGTCGCTCGGTCCGCTCTCCCCTTTAGCCACCACCGTTGATCTTCCTCTCAGCCATCGTCTCAGCCATCGCTGTTGCGATTGCCAGCAATCCCCCACAGCCAGTTCATGTCGCAGTGACTGAGCCATTACGCTGCCATTGCGCTGCCATCGCTTGGCCGTCCATCTCCACCCTCTCGGCTTCCATCTCCTTCCTCAGAACACCGTCGCTCGGTCCCTTCTATCCTTCATCTACCACCGTTGATCTCCTTCTCAGCCGTCGGCCGTTGATGTACTGTCGTGATTGCCAGCGATCCCTCACCGCCAGTTCATCGTTGCGGTGACTGAGCCCCCACCAGCCGTCGGGCCGCACCGCTCCGACTCGCCTTCATGCCGCCCAGGAGCAAGAGGAACGGTGGGTCAGGGTCAGGGCTGGGGTGGTTGCGTGGTACCTAGGCTCGATCAAGGTGCTGCCCGTGGTGACCAACGGTGTAGCTGCTGCCGCCGTCTTCACTGTCACTGACCTTTGCTCTCAGGTGGGACAGGAATTCTTGCGgttctatttttccttttcttcttgttAGAGGTCATGTcattattttttgaataagatgttTGTATTAAATGAAATGTAATTAGTACTAATTGGTTAGTGAATTATTAACTGGCTTCAGTTAGAGAGACTCACTAAACTGGTCATAAAGGTCAAGGCATCCTGTGGACTGCAATGACCTCGGCCTCGCTGTCCTGACGCCGTTGTGCACGCCGCTTTGTTGGTGGGGTGTGCGCTTTGTGCGAGAAAGAGGATGAGTGGGCTTTACGGGCTACTacctttgttctaaaatatttgtcgctttgagttttttttaactttttatcgttcgtcttatttaaaaaaatataaaattattatttattttgtttgtgacttgttttattatcaaaagaactttaagtatgacttatctttttttatatttgcgttaattttttaaataagatgaatagtcaaatattaaagaaaaaagtcaaagcgacaactaatttgggacggaggtataTGTTTTGTTGAGTAATAAGTAACCAATTTACCGATGCACTTCCGGTTACATCCTAAATTTTGTGTGGAATTTTTGGGTATGCTAGTGCACACACCCGAAACCCCCGCGGGTTCACCCCTGACCTGAAGTTAGTATATGCACGGTACTAATTAAAACACTTTATCTGAATTTTCTGACATAAACATCAAAATCATGAGAGAAGTTAAACCATTTGCATTATAAAAATATGCAGAGGCTAATCAAATTGTTTAAACCAGGACATCATCATAAATATGACACAGTCATTATTATTTACATCCACTGATTTCACAATTTTTCATTTATACTGTAAAATTGGAAACATGGTGGTTACCTTGTTGGCGGATTAGTTCGGTGGTCTGCGAGTGAGTGGGATACGAGGATCGCCGGTGCCATCGGATAGGCAACGCTTGCTCTGGCCCGTATAGAATATCACATCTAAGCGAGGAAGTCTTAGCCACGCCGATGCAAGCGAAGATGACGCAAATTCGCTGGAGGTCGGACTTAACGGATGCAGTCCATGGTCGAAACTAAGAACTCGTTGGGAATAAATTAGGGTACCGATGAAGTGAAAGTAATTTTATTGATCTGTGGAGATATATTACAGTGACCTcgagtgtacatatttatacatatGGGTGGATACTAGTCCTTATTGGACTCAACACagactttcctaaagataatagaaaataaactaatccTGATTGGACACTAAGAAAATTTGACGaaagataaaaatgaaaattacCACACCCTGTCTAATTAGATAAAACTGAATTGCCATGTTGTGGTCTTCACGATCCTTTTTTGAACTCGGTTTCTTCTAAATAAGCTTCCATCGGTTGAATGTCTcctttccttaaccgaatccactAAAGAATTTTACCAAACTTTGGTGTTAAGACAAGAAATTTTACCTTCAAATCAAGGAGCTGACCTAGGGGGCATGGATTCAGCGACAGTGAATCGGGGATGCAGAATCGTACGGCGACAGCTATATGGGGGTGTGGGATCACCGTAGTCAACAGCTAAGGATATCTTGGGGCGGGATAGGTGGCGGCAATATCAACCTCATCGACGGCGACTAGGGTGCGATGGCGAGGTGGGGCGCGGGATCGTCCAAGGCGAGGATGGTGCGATGGAGAGACCGGGTGATGACATTCTAGTGGTGGTGATCAGCGAGTAGCGGCGGCgtgtgagagggagagaggatgaGGGTTAGGGCTGTGGGAGACAATTTGTCTCTCAGTCACCACATCAACGGGAACCGAGCGACTACAAGTCAAGCTATGTCCATCATCAGCACATATTTTTATAGCTATTCCTTGTGATTATATTAGGTTTCCCTATGTTGTAGGTGTAAGTCATATTTTATACACCATCAAAAACATGTAGTGTGTAATCATGAATTGCACAAGTTTTTGCCGAAACCACGGATAGACAATCAATTAGAAAGTTATACACTTCCACACAAATTCAGAATTTTCATAAGAATGATACTAgcatttccttaaaaaaaaatactagcgagatagatatatatgctgGATTTGGGCCTAACAACTATGAGGCCCACGGACCAGTTTCTGATTCAACTACAAATGGCTCACAATACCAGACATAGATTGATGTATTTAATTAGCAAACCATTTTCATGTAGATATTGAGCCGCCCGTGGTTTTGGTAGTACACATATTCACACCATTATACTTGCATCCCAATCATGTCTATGTCTATATATACAAATTCATGACGGAAAAATTTCTTAGCATTTTCCTTcatctctcctttcctctccctctattccaacAGAGCAGATCTAAGGGGAAGCTATGGGTAAAAACACCTTGGGCATAGCAACTTATCAGAGGAAACGATGGAATCAGGGGAGCAAACGAAGGTAGGTCACTCGTGTAAAAATTACAACACATCGATGACTGATACTGAAATCCTATCTTTCACGGATCAATGAATTTGATTTGATTCATAAATCATGTTTTCCCAGGGAAAACAACAAGATAGTTTTGTGGTGGCAGCAAAGAATGATCATGCTGATCATTCCGATCTTATATTCTAAAACATACTAGACCTAGTAGAGAAATATGTACTAAAGGATTTGGAAGCTCTAGCCATGGCTACCATGGATATACCCGAGGAAGTCAAAGCTGTTGAACCCAAATCCAATGATTTAGTCCACAAGACATGGAGGAACATTGGAAAGCGAACTCGACAATATAACAACGAAGGAACTAAAACAGATGTTTTTAACTTTATATctcatgtttttattttaatatcagATGTATGTGTTTCTAGTTTTAGGGGGTGGGGATggaataattttaatttatattaatgtCATATTCTTTGGCCCATGTtcatttctatagaaaattgaGAAATAGTGAGACGGTTAGGAGCCAATTAAATGCCATATAGGTGAATAGTGAGTGGCGTTCAGAAAATGCTAATTTCTCGCATGTGTCCAAGTGTGCCACAATGCCTTTTACTCCATTTCCATTGAACATTTTCCATTGAACATATCGTGACTATACAGACAATCTCTCTATTGTTTATCTTTTTCTtggaaaaatatgctgacatatgtatatatgtgtattcaCATGCAGAAATCCTCTGATTGTAATGTAGAAGATCATGGTATGTAACTCAGATTTTACTCTTTTGTCGATCTAAATCTTATTTATGTTATTAAGTTTCTAAGTCATGTGCTGAATTTTGAactcaaatatatttaataagCTTGTAGGGAAGGATAACTATGCTGGCCATAAAGAATTTGAGTTTCACTAAAGTGTAATAAATTAAGCCCTTAAAGcatcacttttttttgttaaaaggTAAAAtagtgtttttaaaaaatatttgtttactATCTTAGTAGTACTTAATTTAGTGTGCAATTTGAATTTGTTGATACACAAGTTTGTTGTTCTAGACACAAACatcattatactccctccatctacttttgataggcatatttccaaatctgaaaaacttatttttgataggcatatttcaatccaataacctatcatcttaatgactttctcggatttaatgcgtgaatCTTCATTCGTcgacacaagattggctacatgggcatcgagaaatgtaaatattaatgaatcgcttgtttacaaggaattactagtagcatgtttaaatagatgataagtagaattacttatccttggtctatgtgtcaaaatgaaatatgactatcaaaagtagatagatGGAGGGAATATGGTCTTACTTGAATGTACACAGGCACCCGTAGGTCCGTGAAAGGAAGGACAATGGCCACAACTCTAGGTATTTAGTGGCATTtgtttataaaaataaactttgtaaTATGACAATACTTATTTGGGAGTATTTTCATGTAAATCGGTCCAAAATATATGGAGGTACTACTCAGTACACAAACAGAAGGGGGCCAACCAGGAACCATCTGCCACATGGTTTTCTGTAACCATTTTTGAAGGATTTGATTTCTAGAGGATGTTGTGCAACTGTTTCTGGAGGATGTGATTTGTTAAGAATTGATGTCTGGAGTTTCGAAGTATGCTACCTCAGTAGCATCCAGATGTTAGCATTTCTTTTAAAGTTGTATTTCCTCTGTCAGAAGCACCGTATTTATCAATGCAAGTACTTTTGCAAGAAAGACATCATTGTTGGTTTCTAAGACTAGTTTTTCATTAGAAACTTATGTGAAAGTGATGGTTAATTTATCTATAACTTGGTCTCTTAACTTGATGAGAATTGTCTAATTGTTGGCAATAAAGCTAGTAGGATCCTGGTGGTGAATCCTGCCCACAAGAGATATTTCGTACCTATGTACCACATAAGGTTAGGGCTCGAATCTTAATATTAAATCATGACAATTAGTATAAGCACAAATGGGTATGTTTACCATTCAGTGTTCAAAGCATGTGCCCCTACCACAAAAACTTAGGTTTGTTTACCTATCTGCTACCCTAAGTCATCTCGAGTCCACATTAACTATAATCTTCTTAGGCTGGacattaataaaaataaagttaaGTTGTTACACTGCTTCCAAATGTTCTAGGACGACAAAAAGACTTCACTAAAATAGGAGAGACCAAAGTTTCGTTTTTGCCACTATATCTTCTGATGAAATTCCAAGCTCATGTCCCAAAAGAAACCAATTTCTGCTCAACATTGTAAATTGAATCAACATTGGAAGAATAGATGCTCTCTTGTTTCTCTAAGTCCATTATTGCACAGTGAACATGCATGGTATTATTAGAAGGTTTGCAGTGTTATCTGTCCAAAAATCCGTGGTGCTAACTCTGTCCATAAGCAGCAACCAAGCAAGTACTTTGAtatcttctccacaaagatgactggtgctccACACTGTGAAGTATTGGGTCTGatatatcctttctgaagcaaatcatccacctgtctctttacctctgctaactcattagctgccattttGTATGGTCTCTTGTGGATAGGGTTGGCTCTAGGTACTAAGTCTATCCGAtactctatgtctctcttaggtggcatacctggcaaatATTCAGGGAACACATCTGGATAGTCTTGAACTATTGGGATCTCTTGCAAAGCAACTTGGTTTAAAGTCAAACCAAGAGATCTAGGGGAGAACACAACGAAAGACACAGTTTGCCCATTGCTactggttaaagtcaccttTCGGTTAgcacaatctataactcctcGGTGGCAGGTTAGCTAGTCCATCTCTAAAATAAGATCAAGATCATTGGATTCGAGTAAGATAAGTTTGGATGGGAAAGGAATTCCTTCATTGTtaccacttccacttccacttccttCGGTGTGAGTGTTCACCAACTGAAGAAAACACGGGCAACAGGGAAGAACGATAGAGAGACACCCTTAGAACggaaaacttaattaatttaaattctattgctcttaact comes from the Oryza glaberrima chromosome 9, OglaRS2, whole genome shotgun sequence genome and includes:
- the LOC127784209 gene encoding SKP1-like protein 4, whose translation is MAAADGTTGEEVKKTIDLVSNDGERFEVARDAALLCKTLRWMIKGGYGRIPLPSVASPILARVVDYLARHAAAAAAMDDDGLDRFDRDFLAGVDQDTLFDLLLAANYLQADGLLDLACKKVAAMMTGKSPEQMREIFHIVNDLTPEEEKEIREDIAWALN